One Buteo buteo chromosome 31, bButBut1.hap1.1, whole genome shotgun sequence genomic region harbors:
- the CADM4 gene encoding cell adhesion molecule 4, which produces MQPPPRPPLRPALLPGLILLWAAGQGRAQEVQAENVTVLEGGTAEITCHLHQYDGSIVVIQNPARQTLFFNGTRALKDERFQLAEFSRRRLRLRLSRARLEDEGGYFCQLYADDTHHQIATLTVLVPPEDPVVEAVEAAVEGGEVELSCLVPRARPPATLRWYRDRRELQGSSSREQQGKVFRQRSVLRLRVERRDHGAVVTCEVTHPALGRGQRRQGHYTLDVQYAPTARIHPSQSVLREGDTLVLTCAVNGNPRPTDIAWSRGNESLPARARAEGEVLTLPALGPQDNGTYSCQAGNPHGRAADHYVLVVYGESPSRRSGTPSRRSVPVSLSDGKRGGSVAAPSLSYGKRGVSVAACPPS; this is translated from the exons AtgcagccccccccgcgcccccccctgCGCCCCGCGCTGCTGCCGGGCCTCATCCTCCTCTGGGCCGCCGGACAGG GGCGGGCGCAGGAGGTGCAGGCGGAGAACGTGACGGTGCTGGAGGGCGGCACGGCCGAGATCACTTGTCACCTCCACCAGTACGACGGCTCCATCGTCGTCATCCAGAACCCGGCCCGGCAGACCCTCTTCTTCAACGGCACCCGCG CGCTGAAGGACGAGCGGTTCCAGCTGGCGGAGTTCAGCCGGCGACGCCTGCGCCTGCGCCTGTCCCGCGCCCGGCTGGAGGACGAGGGGGGGTACTTCTGCCAGCTCTACGCCGATGACACCCACCACCAGATCGCCACCCTCACCGTCCTGG tgccccccgaGGACCCGGTGGTGGAGGCGGTGGAGGCggcggtggaggggggggaggtggAGCTGAGCTGCCTGGTGCCCCGCGCCCGGCCCCCCGCCACCCTGCGCTGGTACCGAGACCGACGGGAGCTCCAAG GGTCGTCGAGCCGGGAGCAGCAGGGGAAGGTGTTCCGGCAGCGCAGCGTGCTGCGCCTGCGCGTCGAGCGCCGCGACCACGGCGCCGTCGTCACCTGCGAGGTCACCCACCCCGCCCTGGGCAGGGGGCAGCGCCGGCAGGGGCACTACACCCTCGACGTCCAGT ACGCCCCCACGGCGCGGATCCACCCCTCGCAGAGCGTCCTGCGGGAGGGCGACACGCTGGTGCTGACCTGCGCCGTCAACGGCAACCCCCG ccccaccgACATCGCCTGGAGCCGGGGGAACGAGTCGCTGCCGGCGCGGGCGCGGGCGGAGGGCGAGGTGCTGACGCTGCCGGCGCTCGGCCCCCAGGACAACGGCACCTACAGCTGCCAGGCCGGCAACCCCCACGGCCGCGCCGCCGACCACTACGTCCTTGTCGTCTACGGTGAGTCCCCGTCGCGACGCTCGGGCACCCCGTCGCGACGCTCGGTGCCCGTATCGCTCTCCGATGGCAAACGTGGGGGGTCTGTTGCGGCCCCTTCGCTCTCTTACGGCAAACGGGGGGTCTCGGTGGCGGCGTGTCCCCCCTCCTGA